In Streptomyces longhuiensis, the following proteins share a genomic window:
- a CDS encoding VOC family protein has protein sequence MSSIKQFQVTFDCAEPERVARFWCEVLGYVVSPPPKGFDTWDDFDRSRPPEDRGAWFACSDPSGVGPRLFFQRVPEGKVVKNRVHLDVRVGTGLVGEERLATLEAECARLVALGAVCVQVLRADEDNESCISMQDIEGNEFCLD, from the coding sequence ATGTCATCGATCAAGCAGTTCCAAGTCACCTTCGACTGCGCGGAACCTGAGCGCGTCGCTCGTTTCTGGTGCGAGGTGTTGGGGTACGTCGTATCGCCGCCACCGAAGGGGTTTGACACCTGGGACGATTTCGATCGCTCGCGGCCGCCTGAGGATCGGGGGGCATGGTTCGCATGCAGTGATCCCTCGGGTGTGGGCCCGCGTCTGTTCTTTCAGCGAGTTCCCGAGGGCAAGGTCGTCAAGAATCGGGTGCATCTTGACGTGCGGGTCGGCACCGGGCTCGTAGGGGAAGAACGCCTCGCCACCCTCGAAGCCGAATGCGCACGGCTGGTCGCGCTCGGCGCGGTATGCGTGCAAGTACTGCGTGCCGATGAGGACAACGAGTCGTGCATCTCGATGCAGGACATCGAGGGCAACGAGTTCTGTCTCGACTGA